From one Methanolobus chelungpuianus genomic stretch:
- a CDS encoding type II toxin-antitoxin system RelE/ParE family toxin, which produces MIDVSYSLYILPECQKDIKRLTKKNPHLQNVLEKKISEILENPTRFKPLRNELAGYYRVHIMTSFVLILAVDMKQRTVSLVHFSHHDDAYNW; this is translated from the coding sequence GTGATTGATGTGAGTTATTCCCTTTACATCTTGCCAGAGTGTCAGAAGGATATCAAGAGGCTTACGAAGAAAAATCCTCATTTGCAGAATGTGCTTGAAAAGAAGATTAGCGAAATTCTCGAAAATCCAACTCGATTTAAACCCCTACGTAACGAGCTTGCTGGCTATTATAGGGTACACATTATGACTAGCTTTGTGCTTATCTTGGCAGTGGATATGAAACAGAGGACAGTTTCGCTTGTACATTTCTCTCACCACGATGATGCCTATAATTGGTAA
- a CDS encoding viperin family antiviral radical SAM protein: MRIRSANWHLTMACNYSCRFCFYKNMKGEFKGCERARHILEVLKARGIEKINFAGGEPLLHKDLNCFLKLAKEMGFVVSIVTNGSLLNENNLREMSEYVDWVGISVDSAEEKIEKQLGRGYGNHVEHVRRMCRLVHDNGMGLKINTTVTRLNYSEDMRPFISSLAPARWKIFQMLSMKGQNSDALDPLLTCDEFEMFRDINKGLVLSNGAAPTFESTDDMLESYLIIGFDGNILLSRGNQRSTIPLEELNCLELADLVDSCEY; the protein is encoded by the coding sequence ATGAGGATAAGATCAGCAAACTGGCATCTGACCATGGCCTGCAATTATAGCTGCAGGTTCTGCTTCTACAAAAACATGAAAGGAGAGTTTAAGGGCTGCGAAAGAGCCAGACATATCCTTGAGGTCCTGAAAGCCAGGGGGATCGAGAAGATCAACTTTGCCGGTGGAGAGCCGCTTCTGCACAAGGACCTGAACTGCTTCCTGAAGCTGGCAAAAGAGATGGGGTTTGTGGTCAGCATTGTCACGAATGGTTCGTTGCTAAATGAGAATAATCTCAGGGAAATGAGCGAGTATGTTGACTGGGTAGGCATCTCGGTGGATTCTGCAGAAGAGAAAATAGAAAAACAGCTGGGAAGAGGTTATGGGAACCATGTGGAACATGTACGGAGAATGTGCAGGCTTGTTCATGATAATGGGATGGGGCTTAAGATCAATACAACTGTCACCAGACTGAACTATTCTGAAGATATGAGGCCTTTCATATCCTCGCTGGCTCCTGCCAGGTGGAAGATCTTCCAGATGCTTTCCATGAAAGGCCAGAACAGCGATGCTTTGGATCCGCTCCTGACCTGTGATGAGTTTGAGATGTTCAGGGACATCAACAAAGGATTGGTATTGAGTAATGGAGCTGCTCCGACATTTGAGTCCACTGACGATATGCTGGAGTCTTATCTGATCATCGGCTTTGACGGGAACATTCTCCTGAGCAGGGGCAACCAGCGTTCGACAATTCCTTTGGAGGAACTGAACTGTCTGGAATTAGCAGACCTGGTGGACAGTTGCGAATACTAA
- a CDS encoding DUF2551 domain-containing protein — protein MESIRSKIKRRLQRFIELDVNGLRSHILSKFLSVKETTVDELHASITEKYEISRSAVASMVGYIYSKIGILRSHKESYKTPIVYSLKEEYADLIRSALESGSTQQLAV, from the coding sequence ATAGAATCAATTCGATCAAAAATAAAACGGAGACTACAACGCTTTATCGAACTTGATGTCAATGGTCTTCGCAGCCACATATTATCAAAGTTCCTCAGCGTAAAGGAAACCACCGTAGATGAATTACATGCATCTATCACTGAAAAGTATGAGATCTCACGCAGCGCTGTTGCGTCAATGGTCGGATACATATACTCCAAGATCGGGATACTGAGGTCCCACAAGGAGTCCTATAAGACACCTATTGTGTATTCACTCAAAGAAGAATATGCGGACCTGATCAGAAGTGCGCTTGAATCCGGCAGCACTCAGCAGCTGGCCGTTTAA
- a CDS encoding MFS transporter translates to MDKNRLLLYMTVFLIMGLSNSVIPVLPEMAALWQGNGGVLASSLLFSGYFIGALLTMLPFGMLSDRYEKRSLILIAITLTLVSGVVLLRSGNLYMLVLARLVEGVACGAFFPVAYAVLSEYPQRNRYIGEFNFLLNAGLAVGVALAGYLAEWSIRGGILVFTLMAMVVLAAGISALRREDTGTGRTQIKPKKVRVDRRQDKMPSPGKIAGHFADRDFYRIWIISFLLFGISGVLTAFYPEYSQDMLSKAALGLSIAAMYVSAMAANIVVGRMDIHYNVLIRGGVVIAVGGALLAIIYPLPGFALIGTGSGAAMIGLPVAVAHMRIPRGLAMGIFNTYTYAGMGLMPVIAGILLAFSGFEIVFAVCAIVLLLSLFLRDRLESESRELNN, encoded by the coding sequence ATGGATAAAAACCGATTGCTGCTCTATATGACAGTATTCCTGATAATGGGGCTGTCAAACTCGGTCATTCCGGTATTACCGGAAATGGCAGCCTTGTGGCAGGGAAACGGCGGAGTGCTTGCATCGAGCCTGCTGTTCTCAGGGTATTTTATCGGAGCTTTGCTTACAATGCTGCCTTTCGGGATGCTCTCTGACAGGTATGAAAAGCGGAGCCTCATACTCATAGCAATCACACTGACGCTCGTTTCCGGCGTGGTGCTCCTGAGAAGCGGTAATCTCTATATGCTTGTACTTGCGAGGCTGGTAGAAGGAGTAGCCTGCGGGGCCTTTTTTCCGGTAGCCTACGCAGTGCTCTCGGAATATCCTCAAAGGAACCGGTACATCGGGGAGTTCAACTTCCTGCTGAATGCCGGACTGGCAGTCGGGGTTGCGCTGGCAGGTTACCTGGCGGAGTGGAGTATCAGGGGCGGTATCCTTGTCTTCACCCTGATGGCAATGGTCGTACTGGCAGCCGGGATCTCTGCTCTCAGGCGGGAAGATACAGGAACGGGCAGGACTCAAATCAAGCCAAAAAAAGTGAGAGTTGACAGGCGGCAAGACAAAATGCCTTCCCCCGGTAAGATCGCGGGTCACTTTGCAGATAGAGATTTCTATCGCATATGGATCATATCTTTCCTCCTTTTTGGAATAAGCGGTGTCCTGACGGCATTCTATCCGGAGTACAGCCAGGACATGCTGAGTAAAGCGGCACTTGGCCTGTCTATCGCAGCAATGTATGTCAGCGCCATGGCAGCAAACATAGTTGTAGGAAGGATGGACATACATTACAATGTTCTTATCAGGGGCGGAGTGGTGATCGCAGTAGGCGGCGCTCTCTTAGCTATAATTTATCCATTGCCCGGATTTGCACTGATAGGTACAGGCTCCGGCGCAGCCATGATAGGTTTACCGGTGGCGGTCGCCCATATGAGGATCCCAAGAGGGCTTGCAATGGGCATCTTCAACACATACACTTACGCAGGAATGGGACTGATGCCTGTAATTGCAGGTATTTTACTGGCATTCTCCGGGTTTGAGATCGTCTTTGCAGTTTGCGCGATCGTATTACTATTGTCGCTGTTTCTCAGGGACAGGCTGGAAAGTGAGAGCCGAGAACTGAATAACTGA
- a CDS encoding alkaline phosphatase family protein, giving the protein MQKNERELTSLTSLYFRLLMAIVFLPFFFQLAAAATDILEVSSVDVPQGAVILIVDGLSSSYLYPELVPYSLDGRVLPKVKSDNLSFIMEQSCRVLDVRAPQTYTEAGHSVLVTGYTKALSDSVSGSGTTIYDIAHEYGYYTFAVMQKGDSSAICSKQDVIIHDATNSINEPEMLVITNIRDSGQKQIPLKVAALMQDSLPSLNEHLSGFPEGSQQRYDIYDNWAIDTAMDVMDHMQANYPEQHYLLTVNVGGVDSAGHYKKDKGYIDSIEGIDAACMDLYRKCEENNLAFIFVSDHGMAFPSPDSRGGHQAAKYSGTNEAQKVPFVISASGIKDGVIEGSYGQEDIAPTILEVLYLPDELRLSDGKAIPFRDHTVLKVSVPQKGRLELISNGETAYETMANDDILLRGVATGSSYIIRYTSEDGAIKYLEKEFFLEGSQHIDLRTPQDASKSDLFLRNPRYIIGSLLIIAVNITGLLLIRKIMKE; this is encoded by the coding sequence ATGCAAAAAAATGAGAGAGAACTTACATCCCTTACATCCTTATACTTCAGGCTTCTGATGGCAATTGTCTTCCTGCCGTTCTTTTTCCAGCTGGCGGCAGCTGCAACAGACATCCTTGAAGTGAGTTCAGTGGACGTCCCGCAAGGGGCAGTCATCCTGATAGTTGACGGCCTTAGTTCATCATATCTCTATCCCGAGCTGGTCCCCTACTCGCTGGATGGCAGAGTGCTTCCGAAAGTCAAGTCAGACAATCTCTCGTTTATCATGGAGCAGAGCTGCAGGGTGCTCGATGTGCGGGCTCCCCAGACATATACAGAAGCGGGTCATTCGGTCCTTGTCACAGGGTACACAAAAGCACTTTCAGACTCGGTTAGCGGTTCCGGCACTACCATATATGATATAGCCCACGAATACGGATACTACACGTTTGCTGTCATGCAGAAAGGCGATTCTTCGGCTATCTGCTCCAAGCAGGACGTGATCATACACGATGCCACCAATTCTATAAACGAGCCTGAGATGCTGGTCATTACAAATATCCGCGACTCGGGGCAGAAACAGATCCCACTGAAAGTTGCCGCTCTCATGCAGGACAGCCTGCCGTCGCTTAATGAGCATCTGAGTGGATTTCCTGAAGGATCACAGCAGCGTTATGACATATATGATAACTGGGCGATCGACACTGCAATGGATGTGATGGACCATATGCAGGCCAATTATCCAGAGCAGCATTATCTGTTGACTGTAAATGTAGGAGGAGTCGATTCTGCGGGTCACTACAAAAAAGATAAGGGATACATAGATTCTATCGAAGGCATTGATGCCGCATGTATGGACCTGTACCGGAAGTGCGAAGAGAATAATCTTGCCTTCATCTTCGTATCCGATCATGGGATGGCTTTCCCGAGCCCGGATTCGCGGGGCGGGCATCAGGCTGCCAAGTATTCAGGCACCAATGAAGCACAGAAGGTGCCCTTTGTGATCTCTGCAAGTGGTATTAAAGACGGCGTTATTGAAGGCAGCTATGGGCAGGAGGATATTGCGCCGACAATACTTGAAGTGCTCTACCTGCCGGATGAGCTCCGCCTTTCTGACGGGAAGGCTATTCCTTTCAGGGACCACACGGTGCTGAAAGTATCCGTGCCCCAGAAAGGGAGGCTGGAACTGATCAGCAACGGAGAGACTGCTTATGAGACCATGGCCAACGACGATATATTGCTAAGAGGAGTCGCAACAGGTTCCAGTTATATCATACGCTATACTTCAGAGGATGGCGCCATTAAGTATCTGGAAAAAGAGTTCTTCCTTGAAGGGAGCCAGCACATCGATCTAAGGACCCCTCAGGATGCTTCCAAAAGCGATTTATTTCTTCGCAACCCACGTTACATTATAGGCAGCCTCCTGATAATAGCTGTCAATATTACAGGCTTGCTGCTGATCAGGAAGATAATGAAAGAATAG
- a CDS encoding sulfurtransferase TusA family protein: MAKVEIDVRGQTCPVPLVECRKALRKASPGDEVVVMGTHPASKKEIPMACQAMGLEVLDIEEKDNEWKIRIKR, from the coding sequence ATGGCAAAGGTGGAAATCGACGTAAGGGGTCAGACATGTCCTGTCCCGCTTGTAGAGTGTCGAAAAGCACTCAGAAAGGCATCGCCAGGTGATGAGGTAGTAGTCATGGGGACACATCCGGCTTCCAAGAAAGAGATACCGATGGCCTGCCAGGCCATGGGACTTGAGGTTCTTGATATAGAGGAAAAAGACAACGAATGGAAGATCCGGATAAAAAGGTAG
- a CDS encoding DsrE/DsrF/DrsH-like family protein — protein MTGKAVIVVHSGDLDKIYSALIIGNGALSMGMEASLYFTFWGLQRLKKGGLDKGPLSKMHMLGLGRWMVGKRMKKANVAPLEKLMEDYKELGGRIIACEMTMEIMGIKPDELRRDWIDEYGAVGTYIHEAKDASITLFI, from the coding sequence ATGACAGGAAAGGCAGTTATCGTGGTCCATAGTGGTGACCTGGACAAGATATACAGCGCACTAATCATCGGCAACGGAGCCCTGTCCATGGGGATGGAGGCTTCCCTTTACTTTACTTTCTGGGGACTGCAGCGTCTTAAGAAAGGCGGTCTGGACAAAGGACCCCTATCTAAGATGCACATGCTGGGGCTTGGCAGGTGGATGGTTGGCAAAAGGATGAAAAAAGCCAATGTAGCACCGCTTGAGAAGCTCATGGAGGATTACAAGGAGCTCGGTGGCAGGATTATCGCCTGCGAGATGACGATGGAAATAATGGGTATCAAACCCGATGAGCTGCGCAGGGACTGGATAGATGAGTACGGAGCCGTGGGTACTTACATCCACGAGGCAAAAGATGCCAGTATCACACTTTTCATTTAA